The Podospora bellae-mahoneyi strain CBS 112042 chromosome 7, whole genome shotgun sequence genome includes a window with the following:
- a CDS encoding hypothetical protein (EggNog:ENOG503PXFH), which yields MSETDSNQQLEVYTKPEGGFFSLTSITEAYKKALSVAYPATKDIADEFSGRIPEIVNKARQRVSDLVFIVQELKWEIEQARRTIVETNDKLHALLNQEEIKDDPLEWDIEEQKKNIDGPPEKPTKRYYTPKNQEELA from the coding sequence ATGTCTGAAACCGACTCAAATCAACAGCTCGAGGTGTACACCAAGCCAGAGGGAGGCTTTTTCAGCCTCACATCCATCACCGAAGCCTACAAAAAGGCCCTCAGCGTTGCTTATCCGGCCACCAAGGACATTGCCGACGAGTTCTCCGGCAGGATCCCCGAAATTGTCAATAAAGCCCGGCAGAGAGTCTCCGAcctcgtcttcatcgtccaAGAGCTGAAGTGGGAGATCGAACAGGCTCGTCGCACCATTGTCGAGACCAATGACAAGTTGCATGCGCTTCTCAAtcaggaggagatcaaggacgATCCGTTGGAGTGGGACATTGAGGAGCAGAAAAAGAACATCGACGGACCACCGGAGAAACCAACCAAGAGATATTATACGCCGAAGAATCAAGAGGAGTTGGCCTGA
- a CDS encoding hypothetical protein (COG:J; EggNog:ENOG503P35W) produces MSMFFAPAFCAPEEPNFMPLFRFLDEWEQTQQHQQPERKHQQQQRPKTQQPQQPHLQQQPRQKTLPQARPKRFQPAFDVREVEDAYELYADLPGVAKENITIEFPEDQTITISGKVERNYEQLFAPSQENISENPEEQPRPRSPYQATVEDDTEDEEYDAVTPVNSRPASPTTSTAIVKQPAQQQTQQTSTPAKYWLQERNFGEFSRAFQFPGRINTDEVTAALEHGILRIRVPKAKAYERRRITIF; encoded by the coding sequence ATGTCGATGTTCTTTGCCCCTGCTTTCTGCGCTCCCGAGGAGCCCAACTTCATGCCTCTCTTCCGCTTCCTTGATGAGTGGGAACAAacccagcaacatcaacagcctGAGCGcaagcaccagcagcaacagcgccCAAAGACGCAGCAGCCCCAGCAGCCTCAtcttcagcagcagccacgaCAGAAGACTCTTCCCCAGGCCCGGCCTAAGCGCTTCCAGCCAGCCTTTGATGTGCGGGAGGTAGAGGATGCGTATGAGCTCTACGCCGACCTTCCTGGTGTTGCAAAGGAAAACATCACCATTGAGTTCCCCGAAGACCAGACAATCACCATCTCTGGCAAAGTCGAGCGCAACTACGAGCAGCTGTTCGCACCATCCCAAGAGAACATCTCTGAGAACCCCGAGGAGcagccaagaccaagaagcccTTACCAGGCGACTGTCGAGGACGAcaccgaggatgaggaataCGACGCCGTCACTCCTGTGAACAGCCGCCCtgcctcacccaccacctccactgCCATTGTCAAGCAGCCTGCCCAGCAACAAACCCAGCAGACATCAACACCTGCCAAGTACTGGCTCCAGGAGAGAAACTTTGGCGAGTTTTCCAGGGCATTCCAATTCCCTGGCCGCATCAACACCGACGAGGTCACCGCCGCCCTTGAGCACGGCATTCTTAGAATCCGGGttcccaaggccaaggcttATGAGAGGAGACGGATCACCATTTTCTAA
- a CDS encoding hypothetical protein (EggNog:ENOG503PZIE), whose translation MDANAQLNPQARLALERVSRLEVITKENISRKWELEYQCNDLKDKIRRLEAQLRDSIPLSDPNNMNPAMIPATALEISLQHKIAELGSKIKKVEQRLGVEISQNWELTYQCEDQKEEISRLRNQLRKYIQVDDTEFTFLSSPTALEKLLEERIRELEGGIRYRTGRTRSKSF comes from the coding sequence ATGGATGCAAACGCCCAACTCAACCCTCAAGCCCGGCTGGCACTAGAGCGAGTATCGCGGCTGGAAGTAATAACAAAGGAAAATATCTCGAGAAAGTGGGAGCTAGAGTACCAATGCAACGACCTGAAAGACAAAATCCGCAGACTGGAGGCACAACTTCGGGATAGTATACCTCTTAGCGATCCCAACAACATGAACCCAGCCATGATACCCGCAACAGCATTGGAGATTAGCCTGCAACACAAGATTGCAGAACTTGGAAGCAAAATCAAGAAGGTGGAGCAGCGACTTGGCGTGGAGATATCTCAAAACTGGGAGTTGACATATCAATGCGAGGATCAAAAGGAGGAGATATCGCGGCTGCGGAATCAGTTGAGGAAGTACATCCAGGTGGATGACACTGAGTTCACCTTCTTATCATCCCCGACAGCCTTGGAAAAGCTACTGGAGGAGAGAATCCGGGAATTGGAGGGTGGGATAAGGTACCGGACAGGCCGAACCCGATCAAAGTCGTTCTGA
- a CDS encoding hypothetical protein (EggNog:ENOG503PGQC), whose translation MHLPMQFLLASALLTGLGVFARGPPPLQQRMDPTSDKLEQCGCTKIANAIMKCQGIDWKNTMSDKETRDCVCISNEDRENAWYGYIHNCRACLSPGSYDINDFFDNFSRTFSQLLVSCTNAGGGVTADGSSICASNYYFEGCVSLKPNGNSWASYEVFGRNGDEVQKGNGTMAFNLVNPNGDDSDSDSDDEGTSTTLTLTTSTSSVTAPTTDGQDVTTTQPEESATQDPTTSTETTPAGTTAPAGSSAMSGAVVPGFMMAVALGVGSMLI comes from the coding sequence ATGCATCTTCCTATGCAATTTCTCCTCGCTTCGGCTCTTCTTACCGGCCTTGGTGTTTTCGCCCGCGGCCCGCCCCCCCTTCAGCAGAGGATGGACCCAACAAGCGACAAGCTGGAACAGTGTGGTTGCACCAAGATTGCAAACGCCATCATGAAGTGCCAGGGAATCGACTGGAAGAACACAATGTCTGACAAAGAAACCCGCGACTGCGTGTGTATTTCCAATGAAGACCGCGAAAACGCGTGGTATGGTTACATCCACAACTGCCGCGCTTGCCTCAGCCCAGGCAGCTACGACATCAACGATTTTTTTGACAACTTCTCACGCACATTCTCGCAACTGTTGGTTTCCTGCACCAATGCTGGCGGAGGTGTCACTGCAGATGGGAGCAGCATTTGCGCTAGCAATTACTACTTTGAAGGCTGTGTTTCACTTAAACCTAATGGCAACAGCTGGGCCAGTTATGAGGTTTTTGGTCGGAATGGCGATGAGGTTCAAAAAGGAAACGGAACGATGGCCTTCAATTTGGTAAACCCCAATGGAGATGACTCGGACTCGGACTCGGACGACGAAGGAACCAGCACGACCCTCACCCTGACTACTTCTACCAGCTCGGTCACTGCCCCGACTACGGATGGCCAGGATGTCACGACCACCCAACCTGAAGAGTCTGCAACTCAGGATCCTACAACCAGTACGGAGACTACTCCTGCTGGTACTACCGCCCCTGCTGGGTCTTCTGCTATGAGCGGCGCTGTCGTCCCTGGGTTTATGATGGCTGTTgctttgggggtgggatccATGTTGATTTAG
- a CDS encoding hypothetical protein (COG:S; EggNog:ENOG503NZES): MTTSTYRPRQEEKAFDDSGDSAIKVLHPKNEPTTRVQADVVLVPGLGGHFIKTWQANDDLKTVWPSDLLPDYVTEIRVLSFQYNTSLNGTMSMLGITEHANDLLNWLYNNREDDEPATLRPIIFVGHSLGGMIIKRALYVARFVKQRYRGIWEASRGVMFFATPHHGLDRNTWRDFARFVLQHDAPVKGAIPTRTMVQQLEKNCDNLRDITEDFKPLYDNLAFVTFVEEQPMPGLKHVLVNGLYGKMHHGHERHDMLAGNHLTICQFTREETGAFRLIWDGVEFLKKDKPNALDMAGYFAKRALYSLSSDKFHAYFLGRPHTPGTGDWIKERPEFQYWCKGEAGNGKLWIHGPAGSGKSFLTKHIITHILQPHNIVRSDSTVPQERQEVIHCFLSNMYASRSNIDALLQSTLHQALRLQPQIIKEFLLPTFEDAQSREISKGSVWTAERLVELWPIVMARVIMGYQHTMTLVVDGLDEIPSDDQTAFLQCIKKLDQGLGQSKQLRLLVVSQHNSTIEKHIQSLGINDCPIQRGDNETDIMRSISGLLTRLLEKVAPGDEDFRTRVLGDIKGNRADDSYLRSILRSEELKRTRVKDKDDILKALKEIPDDTQHLCDRHSDRLLNSYDPETSRFIKNVLTWAAFQEDALNITELNTALAVAKAMRKFPGAVITEKQLADCLDENLKAKIDFYCGPLVNFVDGRLSSLHRTVKSHIATKLETIEKNSEEPTPQGLLASSCIMYLSMQEAERPAGESSETSWESRIRRTLRDRPFMRYASLYWHKHYHQAGEDVDADTQRQKELLTQEGDSRAKSWTEVWWFMRRGSEQAFPEEDLCLAEKIVNSPPDNPGGGDTQVSGSLPPWHQTTRRQADTSGCTLPPHERSGYVKRASWKENKIRLQTSQPMTIIGRGIIEVEREVVKEVPVEKQVVKEVVKEVKVDVLREVPRDVVKVVIKPEVQQIDRIQYIEKKKNRKQRSYFGNIKKAVSSVAKAVRGKDFDSD, from the exons ATGACGACTTCCACTTACAGACCCagacaagaagagaaagctTTTGATGACAGCGGTGACTCTGCTATTAAAGTCCTACATCCAAAGAACGAGCCCACAACTAGGGTACAGGCCGA TGTTGTCCTTGTGCCCGGACTTGGGGGACACTTCATCAAGACCTGGCAGGCGAACGACGACTTGAAAACCGTCTGGCCATCAGATCTCTTGCCTGACTACGTTACGGAGATCAGAGTTCTTTCATTCCAGTACAACACCTCGCTCAATGGCACTATGAGCATGCTTGGTATAACAGAGCATGCAAATGACTTGCTGAATTGGTTGTACAACAAtcgagaagatgatgagccCGCTACCTTGCGGCCAATAATATTTGTCGGCCATAGCCTGGGAGGGATGATCATCAAGAGGGCATTGTACGTGGCTCGCTTTGTCAAGCAAAGATATagggggatttgggaggCATCCCGCGGCGTT ATGTTCTTCGCAACTCCTCACCATGGGCTGGATAGGAACACTTGGAGGGACTTTGCTCGATTTGTGCTTCAACACGACGCTCCAGTAAAGGGAGCAATACCCACCCGCACCATGGTCCAACAACTTGAGAAAAACTGTGATAATCTCCGAGACATCACAGAAGATTTCAAGCCTTTGTATGACAACCTAGCATTTGTTACATTTGTTGAAGAACAACCAATGCCGGGTCTGAAACATGTT CTTGTGAATGGTCTTTATGGGAAAATGCATCATGGCCATGAGAGGCACGACATGCTCGCAGGTAACCATCTCACAATCTGCCAATTTACCAGAGAGGAAACTGGTGCGTTTCGGCTCATTTGGGACGGAGTCGAGTTTCTCAAGAAAGACAAACCAAATGCACTGG ACATGGCTGGTTACTTCGCCAAGAGAGCCCTGTATTCACTCTCTTCCGACAAATTCCACGCCTACTTTCTCGGGAGACCGCACACTCCTGGAACTGGCGACTGGATAAAAGAGCGTCCCGAGTTTCAATATTGGTGCAAAGGGGAGGCTGGGAATGGCAAGCTGTGGATACATGGCCCGGCAGGCAGCGGTAAAAGCTTCTTGACCAAGCACATCATTACACACATCCTACAGCCTCACAACATTGTCCGATCTGACAGCACGGTTCCACAAGAAAGGCAGGAGGTCATTCATTGTTTTCTCAGCAACATGTATGCATCAAGAAGCAACATCGATGCTCTTCTACAATCTACTTTGCACCAGGCCTTGCGACTTCAGCCTCAAATCATCAAGGAGTTCCTCCTGCCAACCTTTGAGGATGCTCAATCACGAGAAATATCAAAAGGATCGGTGTGGACGGCAGAAAGGCTAGTGGAGCTGTGGCCCATAGTAATGGCAAGAGTGATCATGGGATATCAACACACCATGACGCTTGTCGTTGACGGGCTAGATGAAATCCCTTCTGATGACCAAACAGCCTTTTTACAATGTATCAAAAAGCTAGACCAAGGCCTCGGTCAGTCCAAGCAGTTGAGATTGTTGGTGGTCTCCCAACACAACTCAACAATCGAGAAGCACATTCAAAGCCTGGGAATCAACGACTGCCCCATTCAACGAGGAGACAATGAGACAGACATTATGAGAAGCATCAGCGGCCTTTTGACACGTCTGTTGGAGAAGGTAGCACCTGGTGACGAAGATTTCAGAACGAGGGTGCTGGGTGACATCAAGGGCAACAGGGCTGATGACTCGTATCTGCGGTCAATTCTAAGAAGCGAAGAGCTGAAACGCACGCGCGTGAAGGACAAAGACGACATTCTAAAGGCTTTGAAAGAGATTCCAGATGATACACAGCATCTCTGTGATCGCCACTCAGACCGCCTGCTAAACAGCTACGATCCAGAAACATCCCGGTTCATCAAAAATGTCCTCACCTGGGCCGCCTTTCAGGAAGATGCGCTTAACATCACGGAACTTAACACCGCTTTGGCAGTGGCCAAGGCCATGCGCAAGTTCCCAGGAGCCGTCATCACAGAGAAACAGCTAGCCGATTGCCTCGACGAGAACCTCAAGGCCAAAATCGATTTCTACTGCGGACCGCTTGTCAACTTCGTTGATGGACGCCTTTCGTCTCTTCACCGAACCGTCAAGAGCCATATTGCAACCAAACTCGAAACTATTGAGAAGAACTCAGAGGAGCCCACCCCTCAAGGCCTACTCGCAAGCAGTTGCATAATGTACCTCAGCATGCAAGAGGCAGAACGACCGGCTGGAGAAAGCTCTGAAACCAGTTGGGAGTCTCGAATCCGGAGGACATTGAGGGACCGCCCGTTCATGCGTTATGCTTCGCTATACTGGCACAAACACTATCATCAAGCAGGGGAAGACGTTGACGCAGATACCCAGAGACAGAAAGAATTGCTGACGCAAGAAGGGGATAGTCGTGCCAAGTCTTGGACCGAAGTGTGGTGGTTCATGAGAAGGGGGTCGGAGCAAGCCTTCCCCGAGGAGGACCTTTGTCTGGCGGAAAAGATTGTCAATAGCCCGCCTGATAACCCAGGAGGCGGTGACACTCAGGTTTCTGGGTCATTGCCTCCATGGCACCAGACAACCCGACGCCAGGCCGATACATCGGGTTGCACCCTTCCTCCGCACGAGAGATCCGGATACGTCAAGAGGGCCAGCTGGAAGGAAAATAAGATACGATTGCAAACCTCGCAACCGATGACCATcattgggagggggattattgaggtggagagagaggtcGTAAAGGAGGTTCCAGTCGAGAAACAAGTTGTCAAAGAGGTCGTGAAAGAAGTCAAAGTAGACGTCTTGAGAGAAGTTCCGAGGGACGTTGTCAAAGTAGTGATCAAACCAGAGGTGCAGCAGATCGACAGGATACAATAcatcgagaagaagaagaacaggaagCAAAGAAGCTATTTCGGGAATATCAAAAAAGCAGTCAGTAGTGTTG CCAAGGCAGTTCGAGGCAAGGATTTTGACTCTGACTGA